CCAAAATGGGGTATGTATCGGTCGCCCAACTCTCCTCGGGCGTGTCACACTTCAGGCCGGGCGGCGACCCTTCGCCGTCCGGCCGTTGTGTTTCAGGGTCTATCGGCGCCCACAGACCGCCTAGGGCGGCGCCAGATAGATCGGATTTCCAAGCAATAGCAGGCGGCCTTCGCGGTCGCGGACATCGGCGCGGAGCCAGTGGCGCGCGCCGTCCGCGGTGGCGGTGAATGTGAGAACCTGGTCCGCACCGGAAATGTCCTGCTTCCAAGTCGACAGCAGGGAAAGGCCGTCGCCCTTGATCTGAACGGCCCCACCTTCCATTCCGACGACGTGAACCTGCAGCAGCACCTTCTCTCCCGATGCTGCGGACAGCAGATCCCCCATTTCGGCCGTCCTTCCCCCGAGACTCGCCGTGACCTCGAGCAGGCGGTCGCGGCCGCCGCCGATGTCGATGAAGACGTGGCCGAGCCGGATCGCCTCAAGAATGGCGGTCTGGGACAGATCGGCCGCGCGGACCACGGTGGTGGGGCGGCCAATGGCCCCGGCCTTGCTCGGGTCGAGGCCTGCGTCGTGGTTGTCCGATCCGCCGATGGCGGTGATCCGCAGGCCCTCATTGAGCCGCGCTTCCCAGAAGGGAATGCCCGAGATGACGCTCTCAGCCCCCTTGGGGAGGGCGAGCGATCCGCCATTGACCGCTTCTATCGCCTGGATGCGGGAGAAGTCCGTGGGCTTGGCGACCCAGCCGCAGCCCATGCAGATTTCGCCGGAGGGTTGGCCCGGATGGTTGAGGGAGATCAGGCCGCCGGCCTTCTCGACCTCTTCCAGCAGGGTGGCGAGGTTCGGCGCCCGGGGCGAGCCGAGCTGAAAATCCAGGAAGCTGGTGGGGCCAAAGACGTTCGCATGGCCATAGAAGGTGGTGATCTCCCGGCCCGGAATCAGCAGCAGGTCGTCGAAATAGGGCGCCAGCTCCCGCAGCGCTTCATTCTGCGAAGTGGCGTTGTGATCGGTGACCGCGATGAAATCGAGGCCCCGGGCCGCGGCGGCCTCCAGGGTCTTAAAGACCGGGCAGGGGACACGGACGCCCTTTCGCGACAGGCAGGAGCCGTCGCTGTGGCTGGTGTGCATGTGCAGGTCGCCGCGGAACCAGCCTGGTCCGCTCTTCAGGGGCGAGGTCTGGAAGCCGCTGAAGGCCGCGCCGCGTTCAAGATGGATCCGCGCGGTGTAGTCGGCACGACCATCCTTGCGCAGGTTGGGCACGCCCAGCACCAGCTTCCACTCACCGGCGGGCAGCGGCCCCGGCAGGTAGGACGGGGTGGCTTCCGACTCCGAGATCGTGAAGCGGTTCTTGTTGCCGCCGCTCCAGCCACGGAATCGCAGGGGGTCGCGCAGGCCCAGGTCGATGACCGACTTCTGATCCTTGCCGGTGTACTCGAATTCCACAGTCAGCCGGGTGGTTCCGGACGGCACCCGGAACGGAACCTCGCGATAGGTCTGGTGGTCGGCTCCGGTCATGGCTCCGCGAAGGGTGATGTCGGGCGTCGGCGCCGCGGTGGCTCCGACGGCGAGCAAGGCGGCGCAGACCGCCGCCAAACCCGCCGCCAAATGCCGAATCCTACTCATCAGAATCGGTACTGTACGGCGACCCGGAAGGCCCGGCCAAGCTCGGGCCGCGCGAGGTAGTAGCGCGCGCCGGTCTCGCCGGAGACGAACTGCCCGGCGCGGGGATTGCCCTCGGTCAGGCCGATCTCGTTGGTCAGGTTGGTGCCGTAGCCGTAGATCGAGATCTGGTCGTTCAGGTTGAACCGCACCTGGGCGTTGATCAGGTGGTAGGCGGGAATGATCAGGGTGTTGGCGGCGTCGGAGAAGCGCTTGCTGAAGTACTGGAGATCAAGCTCGGCCCGCAGTTTGCCGTCGAACAGGTTGACCCCCGGGGTTATGCGGCCGCTGACCTTGGGGGCGCGGACCTGCATGTTGTGGGAGAAGTCGCTGGGGACCAGCGTCCCACCGACATTGGTGCTGAACTTGAAATCGCCGAAGCGTGGATCCTGGGCGGTGCCGGTGAAGCTGACGTCGAACCAGTCGGTCGGCCGGATGGTCCCCTCCAGCTCGACGCCGTAGGACCGGGTATCGGTGAACTCGGTGCGGCTGGTGAATGCCCCGGTCGTCGGGTTGAACACCGTCTCGGAAAAGGATTGGCTGTCGAAGGCGGTGTAGAAGGCCGTCGCATAGAGATCGAAGCGCTCTTCCTGGATCTTCAGCCCGGCCTCGGCGAGGTTGATCTTTTGGGTGCGCGGCGCGGTGTTGGTGGGATTGGTGATGAAATCGCCCAGCGACGGCAGGCGGAAGCCCTTCGTATAGCGGCCGAAGACGCCGATGTTGGGCTGGAACTGGTAGTTGACGCCGATGGTCGCGCCCCAGCCGTCGAAGCTGCGGTCCAGGGCGTCGAAAACGCCGGTCCCGGAGAGTACGTTGTCATCGGCCAGGGTCGCCGACTGGCCCAGGTTGATGGTGGCGCTGCGTTCGTTGCGGCCCGAGAGGTCGATCTTCTCCCACCGGACGCCGAGGTCGACGCGAAGCTTGTCGGTCAGGCTCCAGGCGTCGGAACCGTAGAATGCGTAGGTCTCGGAGGAGCCTTCGGCGTTGTTGAACTGCAGGCCGTAGCGGGAAATGCCGTTCTCGGTGAAGTTGGCGACCACCGCGCCCGAGGCGTTCAGGGCCACCAGGTCCAGCAGGCGGGCCTGGTCCTGCACATCCACCAAGGCCGAGGCGCCGGTCTGGAAGAAGCTCTCGTCGACCTTGGCGACGTAGAAGCCCAGGGCCACGTCATGCGACTGGCTCCCGACCTCGAAGGTGCGCAGCAGCCGCAGGTCGTTGATCCATTCGTCGAGCTTGATGTCCTGCTCGCGCATCGAGGCGTCCATCACCAGGCCGGTGCCGTTCTGGGCGGCCACGTTGAACACCTCGCCCGGGGCATTCACGAACCGGAACTGAGCCGAGGTGGCGCCCAGAGCAGCGGGAAGGCCGGCCAGGACCTGGGTGATGCGAGCCGCGGCCTGGACCGGAGTGTTGGGGAAGAGGCCGGAGCGGCTGATGTCGCTGGTCCGGTAGCGCAGGCCGTCCTGCATCTGCCAGCCGGCGAGATCGTATTTGAACTGGAAGGAGTACTGGTCGAGCTTGACGTCGGTGCCGCGGGTCAGGTCGAAATTGTAGGGCCCGCGGTTGCTGCGGAAGGTGAAGTGGCTGGTCTCCGGCCCGGCGAAGGTGCCGTAGTTGGGATCGAAGCCCGGGACCGCGGCGGTGTCGCCCTTGGAGTCGAAGGTCAGGGGGATGCCCAGGAAGAAGATGATGTTGTCGTCGATGTGCTTGACGTTGAAGTCGATCGAGCCGTTCTCGAAATCCTTGCCGATGGAGAAGCGGATCTGGCCGCCTTGGTCAGCGGTATAGCCGGGATCGCGCACCCCGTTGTCCTGTCGGTAGAAACCGCCCAGGCCGAGGCGGAAGCCCGCCACCGGGCCGCCGACCCAGAAGTCGCCGCGGCCGTAGCCGTAGTCGCCGGCCTGCAGTTTCACCAGACCTTCGAGGTGGTCGGAGCCCTTGCGGGTGATGAAGTTGACGACCCCGCCCGGGGCGTAGGACCCGAAGATCGACGAGGGGCCGCCGCGGACCACTTCCACGCGCTGGATGGTCTCGTCGAGGCGGAACGACTGGTCGGTGTTGAGGAAGCCGAGGCCGCCGTCGTGCTGGACGGGAATCCCGTCCTCGTTGAGACCGATCGCGGCATAGCCTTCGATCGGAATACCACGGGCGCGGATATTGGCGCCGGCCTCGCCGCCGGAGGCCTCAACCCAGAAGCCGGGCACATTCTTGAGCACCTCGGCCACGCTCACCGGAGCCTGCATGCGCAGCTTTTCCTCGGAGATCGTGGTGACGGCGTAGCTCGCTTCAACCTTGCGCTGCGCTTCAAGCCCGGCCCGGCCGGTGACGACAAGTTCGTCGACGGTGTTCGGCGCTGCGTCTTCCGCGAAGGCCGGCGCCGCGGCCACCAGCGCACAAGCCGCAGCCGCGGCGAAAAGTTGAAGTTTCATGGTCGTCCCCCGGCATCTTCAATTGATGCTCATGGGCCATAGCGCTCCTGGGTATCGGCTGGGCGACAACTCGATGTCGTTGTGGCGACAGGCGCCGAACGGGCGTCAGGGCCGCCAGGCCGTGACCAAGCCGGCGACATCGGGGCGCTCACGCTCCTGCGGCGGCTCCTTGGGGGTTCCCAGGAAGATGAACCCGGCCACCTTTTCCTCAGGCTCCAGACCCAGGATCGCCTTGGCCTCGTCGTCATAGGCGTACCAGTCGGTGATCCAGTTGGCGCCATATCCGAGCGCCATGGCGGCGTAGAGCAGGGTGGTGCAGACCGCGCCGGCGGAGAGTAACTGCTCCCACTCAGGGATCTCGCCCGGCTTGGGCCGCGAGACCACAGCCACCCCGAGCGGTGGAATCTTCAGCTTGGCGAGCTTGGCTGCGGCGCGCGCGTCGCCCCGTGAATTGGCCAGGGCCTCCAAGCGGTCGGCAAAGACGGCCTTGGCGGCGGGTTCCAGAATAATGAAGCGCCAGGGCGCCAGCTTGCCGTGGTCGGGCACGCGGGCGGCGAGCTGCAGCAGGCTGGCCAGTTCGCTGGCGGTGGGGGCCGGCTCGGCCAGGGTGACGGCCGAGGCCGAGCGCCGGGTGGCCAGGAAGCTCAGGACCTCGGGGGCGGGATGTTGCGGGACCGGCTGGCCAAACAGCGGGGCGGCGGGAAGTGACAGGGTCATCTTGGAGCGCGCCTCATTAGGAAAGCCGACAGGGAAGTTCTCTTATATGGGGGTGGTTTCGCAAGCTAGTTGAGAACATGTCGCAAAAACCAGACTGGCTTGTGGCCCACGGGGCGCCCTGGCGCAAGGGACCGCCGCGGCCGATCTATGACAATCCCTGGATCAGCGTCACCGAGTACGACGCCATCGCGCCCACCGGCGCCGACGCCCTCTATGGCGTGGTCAGCTTCAAGAATTTCGCCATGGCCATCCTGCCTGTGCACGATGACGGGACGATCACCCTGGTGGGCCAGAATCGACTGCCCTTTGCTGACTACAGCTGGGAAATCCCCGAGGGCGGCGGGCCGCTCTCCGACGATCCTCTGGAGAGCGCCCGGCGCGAGCTGCTGGAGGAAACCGGCATGGCGGCGGCCCACTGGCAGGAGATTCTGCGGATGCAGCTCTCCAACTCGGTGACCGACGAACACGCCTTCGGCTACCTGGCCACCGGCCTGACGCAGGTCCACGCCGAGCCCCAGGGCGATGGCACTGAAGATATCCTGAGGGCGCGCGTACCTTTTCGGGAAGCGCTGGAGGCTGCGGTCGGGGGTTATATGCGTGACGCCCTGACGGTTGCGATGCTGCTGCGGGGCTACCACATGGCCAGGGAGGGCGCTTTGCCGAGCGAACTTTCGGCGGCCATGCTAGGATAAGGGGAACGTCATGGGACGGGAGGAACCGATGAGCCAGCGTTTGGAAGTCATCGACCCGGCAGCACCGCCGCCGGTCTGGGCCGCATTGCGTAACGAAGCCGCGCGGGCCTCCCAGTCGGAGCCGGCCCTGGCCTCGCTGCTGAACGCCGTGGTGCTGAGCCACCACGACCTGGGCGCCGCGCTGAGCTACCAGCTGGCGCGCAAGCTGGGCGACCAGGAGCTGCGGGCCATGAGCCTGCGCGAACTGGCTGACGCCGCCTACAAGGACAATCCCAATCTGGTGGATATCGCCGAGGCTGACCTCAAGGCGGTGTTCGAGCGCGACCCGGCCTGCAAGGGCTACGTGCAGCCGTTCCTGTTCTTCAAGGGCTTCCAGGCTCTGCAGGCCCAGCGCGTGGCGCACTGGCTCTGGGGCCAGGGCCGCGAGACCATCGCGCTCTACCTGCAGAGCCGGATGAGCGAGATCTTCCAGGTGGACATCCATCCGGCCACCCAGATCGGCTCGGGCGTGTTTATCGACCACGGCACAGGCATCGTCATCGGCGAGACCGCGGTGATCGGCGACGACGTTTCCATGATGCAGGACGTGACCCTGGGCGGTACGGGCGCCGAGCGGGGCGATCGTCACCCCAAGATCGGCAAGGGCGTCCTGTTGAGCGCCGGAGCCAAGGTGCTGGGCAATATCCACATCGGCGACTACGCCAAGATCGCCGCCGGTTCGGTGGTGCTGAAGCCGGTTCCGGCCCACTGCACGGCCGCCGGCGTCCCGGCCCGCCTGGTCAATTGCCCGACCTGCGACGAGCCGGCCCGCAGCATGGACCACACCCTGGCCGAAGCTGTGTACGACTACGTCATCTGACGGTTTCCGTGCAGGCCGCGACCAGCTAGGTTCCGCGGCTGTTGAATCGCCGAGGAGATGGCCGTGGACGAGAGAATGATGCGCAAGCTCGAGGGCCACATGCGTGGCGCCTTCGCCAATGCGCGGATCACCCTGGTCCCACGCCCCAAGCAGAAGGACTCCGCCGAGGTCTATATCGGTGAGGAATTCATCGGCGTGGTCTTCGAGGACGAAGACGGCGACGGCTCCTTCATGTTCGAGATGGCGATCCTGGCCGAAGACCTGCCCTGACCAAGGCCGGCCGGGGCTAGATCGCCTCGGCCATCGCCATCACGCTGCGCCCCAGCGAGCGGTGCAGCGGGATTTGCAGCAGCCAATCCCCGCCGGCCGCCAGGTGTGACGGTCCGAAGTCTCGCGACAAATGGGCGACGACCTCAGGGGGCACTGAGCCCTCGGGCGCCAGCGGATCATTGGTCAGCATCTCGCGATAGCGCCGGTCGTCGGCCACGACATCGCCCGACAGATCCCCCACCCGATCCAGGATGATCGGCGCCGCGGCGATTCCCGGCAGGGAGCCGCTGCTGCTGCCGAGCGTGATGCCGTCGATCCTCTGGGGCCTGCCGCTGGGCACGCTTGAGAAGATGACGAACACCAGGGCGCCGTTGGCCGCGTCGGTGGCGACGCAGAAGAGCTGGCCCCGCACCGGCATCAGCCAGCCGCGATAGACCGTCTCCCGCACCCCCATGATCACCTCCAGCAGGCCGTTGGCGTTCAGGCGCACCATACCCTGGTCATGCAGGAACCGCCCCGGCGCGGCCTCGGCCGGGCGGGTGGTGCGGAAGAAGCACTCCAGGTCTCTGGCGCGCCCGGTGGTGGCGCTGCGGATCTGGGGCATGATCGCCAGCGGGACGCCGTCGGCCACGTCGAACGGCCGCTCCAGGACCGGCGCTATCGCGCCGAACAGGGCGGCGAAGTCCTCGATGTCGCGATCCCAGTCGAGCATTGTGAAGCCCGGCTGCCGGTCGGCGAGGTAGCGGGTGATGTTGGCCAGGTTGTGGGTCGAGGGGGTGACCGACCCCGCCACCCACCGACCCACCAGGGACTTGTCGACCGCGAGCGCCGAGGCCAGGTGCGCCCGGCTCATGTTGAAGACCTTCAAGACCAGGCCGAGCTTCGCGCTGAAAGATGATCCGGACATGGCCTCAGCCTAGCCACGGTTCTTTCCGGGCGGCCAGGATGATGCGTCCAAATGCAACCCTATGCGCGTCGCCGCACGTCAATGCACCTCTCCGCATGGGGTCGCAGCCCGCATTGGAGCGTCCAGAACGGCGGCGACAGGCCGCCCACCAGGAGGACGACACCCATGGATATCCTTTCCCTCGCCGGCACGCTGCTGCTCGCCGCCGCCCAACCGCAGTCCGGGCCGGTCGCCCAGCCCGTGCCGCAGGCGCAGGCCGGGCATGTGAAGGTGTTCTCGGGGCGTGACGGCTCGTTGAGCATCACCAAGGTCGGCTCGGGCAAACTTGAGATCAGCGCCGGCAAGGTCAACGAGGAACGGCCCACCGATTTCACCGACGCCCCGTCCGCCGATCCCACCGCGGGCAAGGTCAACGAAGAGCGCCCGACCGATCTCAGCGACGCCCCGCCCGCCGATCCCACCGCCGCCCTGCTGATCCCCGCCATCCAGAAGGTCCGCGAAGCCGCGCACCGCAACCACTAGCCACGAGCCAAGGAGGAGAGATCTGATGCTGCGTTCCCTACTGCTCACCGCCGCGACCATGGCCGCCCTGTCCGGCTCCGCCCAGGCCGCAAGCGCCGACTACCTGCTCGTCATTCAGGGCGTCGACGGCGAGTCGAAGGCCCAGAACAACCTGAAGCAACTGGGCCTGGCCGCAACCTTGCGGGGCTGTTCCGGAGCGACCGGCGCCGGCCGCACCACCATCGGTGGCCCGGAAGTTCCCACCAGCCGCAGCCTCGCCGCTGCGGTCGCCACAGGCCAGCACATCAAGAAGGCGACCCTGTTCGTCCGCAAGGCGGGCGGCGACTCGGCCCTGACCATCGAGCTGGAGAACGTGCTTATCACCTCGGCCAAGCCGGCCAGCCCGACCGGCGCCCTGCCCTCCACCCTGACCCTCAGCTACGGCGGACTGACCTGGTCCACCGAAGGCGGCGGCTGCTAGCCGCTGGTCGCCGAAACCGTCCCATGAAAATCCTTGGCCTGGCCGCCGTCCTGCTGCTGGCGGCGGCCTCCGCCCAGGCCGAGCCAGCCGCACGGATGAGAACCCAGAACAATCTCAAACAGATGGGGCTCGCCGCAACCGGTTCGACCACCTCGCCACAGGGCGTCGCGGACCTCGCCCATCCGATCCGCAAGACCAAGGCGGAGATCGAGCTCGTCTGTCCCGACACGACCTACATCCTGTCGACTGGAACCAAGAAGGGCAGCTGCAAGGACGGCCTGGCCTCCTGCGGCGACGGCGACAACAGCGCCAAGGCGAGTTGTTACAGCTGTGAATCCTCGTCCGGCGCGGGAAGCTGCAAGACCAAGTAGGCCTCAGGCCGCGACCTCGGCGTAGCGGCGGCAGTGCTCAAGGTAGGCCGTCTCGTGGCTGGCCAGGAGTTCGACGACGCTGCTCCACAGCCAGGATGGCGCGTCCAGGCTCTTGGAGCGGTTGCGGTCCAGCTCCGCGGTCCAGCGGGCGCGGGTCTCGCCGTCCATCTGGCGGCCATGGGCGCGGCCCACCACGCCGGCCAGGAACCTCGCCGAGGAGATGGCTTCCGGCGGCGTCAGGGTCTCGAACTCCAGCTTCAGGTCCTGGGGCAGCAGTTCGCGGACGAACACCGCCTTGTCCAGCACCCGGCCGGCGCTCATCCGGTCGCCGAGATAGGGCGAGAGGTGGCGCGCGCCCTCCACCACCCGGCGGCCATTGTCGCGGGGCATCTTGGCGTCTTCAGCGCGGGGGGCCGCAGGCTTTATGGCCTCCTTCACGTCGATCAGCGACAGCTGGCGCTTCTTGCCCTCGCCGATGGCGATCAGCACGGCGTAGCGCAGGCGCCCCAGCGACGAGCAGCCCTTGACCCAGAAGGCGGCGTCGAGGAATTCCACCGCGCCTTCGCTGGGACGGGAGTGCAGGGCGGTGGCCAGGGTCCGCAATTCGTTGGTGGCCACCATGTCCGAGAGGGCCAGCCGTTCCTCGTGCGTGAGGGGCCAGAATTTGCGACCGAGCGGAATGGTCGGCGTGGTATCGACGATCCGCTCGCGAGCCAGGTGACGCCAGTTTCGGTTCAACGCGGCATGCAGCGCGGTGCGCACGGCCTCGGGTTCGTGGGTGTCGCCGTTGTCGCGCTCGGGCGATAGGGCCGCCTGATAGCCTTCCACCACCTGCTCCAGCACCCGCGCCGTCGTCACGCCCGGCAGGTCCGACCCGCGCACGGCGCTGGCCAGGGACAGAGCCAGCCGGATGACGTCATGGGCCGGATTGCCGACCACCGTCTGGTCCAGATCGCGGATTTGGATGGCGATCTCGCCCTTGGCGTTG
The sequence above is drawn from the Phenylobacterium glaciei genome and encodes:
- a CDS encoding CehA/McbA family metallohydrolase — translated: MAAGLAAVCAALLAVGATAAPTPDITLRGAMTGADHQTYREVPFRVPSGTTRLTVEFEYTGKDQKSVIDLGLRDPLRFRGWSGGNKNRFTISESEATPSYLPGPLPAGEWKLVLGVPNLRKDGRADYTARIHLERGAAFSGFQTSPLKSGPGWFRGDLHMHTSHSDGSCLSRKGVRVPCPVFKTLEAAAARGLDFIAVTDHNATSQNEALRELAPYFDDLLLIPGREITTFYGHANVFGPTSFLDFQLGSPRAPNLATLLEEVEKAGGLISLNHPGQPSGEICMGCGWVAKPTDFSRIQAIEAVNGGSLALPKGAESVISGIPFWEARLNEGLRITAIGGSDNHDAGLDPSKAGAIGRPTTVVRAADLSQTAILEAIRLGHVFIDIGGGRDRLLEVTASLGGRTAEMGDLLSAASGEKVLLQVHVVGMEGGAVQIKGDGLSLLSTWKQDISGADQVLTFTATADGARHWLRADVRDREGRLLLLGNPIYLAPP
- a CDS encoding TonB-dependent receptor; translated protein: MKLQLFAAAAACALVAAAPAFAEDAAPNTVDELVVTGRAGLEAQRKVEASYAVTTISEEKLRMQAPVSVAEVLKNVPGFWVEASGGEAGANIRARGIPIEGYAAIGLNEDGIPVQHDGGLGFLNTDQSFRLDETIQRVEVVRGGPSSIFGSYAPGGVVNFITRKGSDHLEGLVKLQAGDYGYGRGDFWVGGPVAGFRLGLGGFYRQDNGVRDPGYTADQGGQIRFSIGKDFENGSIDFNVKHIDDNIIFFLGIPLTFDSKGDTAAVPGFDPNYGTFAGPETSHFTFRSNRGPYNFDLTRGTDVKLDQYSFQFKYDLAGWQMQDGLRYRTSDISRSGLFPNTPVQAAARITQVLAGLPAALGATSAQFRFVNAPGEVFNVAAQNGTGLVMDASMREQDIKLDEWINDLRLLRTFEVGSQSHDVALGFYVAKVDESFFQTGASALVDVQDQARLLDLVALNASGAVVANFTENGISRYGLQFNNAEGSSETYAFYGSDAWSLTDKLRVDLGVRWEKIDLSGRNERSATINLGQSATLADDNVLSGTGVFDALDRSFDGWGATIGVNYQFQPNIGVFGRYTKGFRLPSLGDFITNPTNTAPRTQKINLAEAGLKIQEERFDLYATAFYTAFDSQSFSETVFNPTTGAFTSRTEFTDTRSYGVELEGTIRPTDWFDVSFTGTAQDPRFGDFKFSTNVGGTLVPSDFSHNMQVRAPKVSGRITPGVNLFDGKLRAELDLQYFSKRFSDAANTLIIPAYHLINAQVRFNLNDQISIYGYGTNLTNEIGLTEGNPRAGQFVSGETGARYYLARPELGRAFRVAVQYRF
- a CDS encoding nitroreductase family protein, translating into MTLSLPAAPLFGQPVPQHPAPEVLSFLATRRSASAVTLAEPAPTASELASLLQLAARVPDHGKLAPWRFIILEPAAKAVFADRLEALANSRGDARAAAKLAKLKIPPLGVAVVSRPKPGEIPEWEQLLSAGAVCTTLLYAAMALGYGANWITDWYAYDDEAKAILGLEPEEKVAGFIFLGTPKEPPQERERPDVAGLVTAWRP
- a CDS encoding NUDIX domain-containing protein translates to MSQKPDWLVAHGAPWRKGPPRPIYDNPWISVTEYDAIAPTGADALYGVVSFKNFAMAILPVHDDGTITLVGQNRLPFADYSWEIPEGGGPLSDDPLESARRELLEETGMAAAHWQEILRMQLSNSVTDEHAFGYLATGLTQVHAEPQGDGTEDILRARVPFREALEAAVGGYMRDALTVAMLLRGYHMAREGALPSELSAAMLG
- the cysE gene encoding serine O-acetyltransferase, whose protein sequence is MSQRLEVIDPAAPPPVWAALRNEAARASQSEPALASLLNAVVLSHHDLGAALSYQLARKLGDQELRAMSLRELADAAYKDNPNLVDIAEADLKAVFERDPACKGYVQPFLFFKGFQALQAQRVAHWLWGQGRETIALYLQSRMSEIFQVDIHPATQIGSGVFIDHGTGIVIGETAVIGDDVSMMQDVTLGGTGAERGDRHPKIGKGVLLSAGAKVLGNIHIGDYAKIAAGSVVLKPVPAHCTAAGVPARLVNCPTCDEPARSMDHTLAEAVYDYVI
- a CDS encoding DUF3126 family protein, whose translation is MDERMMRKLEGHMRGAFANARITLVPRPKQKDSAEVYIGEEFIGVVFEDEDGDGSFMFEMAILAEDLP
- a CDS encoding helix-turn-helix domain-containing protein; its protein translation is MSGSSFSAKLGLVLKVFNMSRAHLASALAVDKSLVGRWVAGSVTPSTHNLANITRYLADRQPGFTMLDWDRDIEDFAALFGAIAPVLERPFDVADGVPLAIMPQIRSATTGRARDLECFFRTTRPAEAAPGRFLHDQGMVRLNANGLLEVIMGVRETVYRGWLMPVRGQLFCVATDAANGALVFVIFSSVPSGRPQRIDGITLGSSSGSLPGIAAAPIILDRVGDLSGDVVADDRRYREMLTNDPLAPEGSVPPEVVAHLSRDFGPSHLAAGGDWLLQIPLHRSLGRSVMAMAEAI
- a CDS encoding type VI secretion system tube protein Hcp, which codes for MLRSLLLTAATMAALSGSAQAASADYLLVIQGVDGESKAQNNLKQLGLAATLRGCSGATGAGRTTIGGPEVPTSRSLAAAVATGQHIKKATLFVRKAGGDSALTIELENVLITSAKPASPTGALPSTLTLSYGGLTWSTEGGGC
- a CDS encoding DUF2252 family protein; this translates as MARSAHAYVRGSTTRFYDWLQRANTRDMPIGPPVWICGDCHVGNLGPVANAKGEIAIQIRDLDQTVVGNPAHDVIRLALSLASAVRGSDLPGVTTARVLEQVVEGYQAALSPERDNGDTHEPEAVRTALHAALNRNWRHLARERIVDTTPTIPLGRKFWPLTHEERLALSDMVATNELRTLATALHSRPSEGAVEFLDAAFWVKGCSSLGRLRYAVLIAIGEGKKRQLSLIDVKEAIKPAAPRAEDAKMPRDNGRRVVEGARHLSPYLGDRMSAGRVLDKAVFVRELLPQDLKLEFETLTPPEAISSARFLAGVVGRAHGRQMDGETRARWTAELDRNRSKSLDAPSWLWSSVVELLASHETAYLEHCRRYAEVAA